Proteins co-encoded in one Leptospira levettii genomic window:
- the mraY gene encoding phospho-N-acetylmuramoyl-pentapeptide-transferase gives MFQWIYETFGNDYGFLRVFSYVTLRAMMAGLTSMFITFIFGKSLISFLLSLKFRESVRNDGPQSHATKSGTPTMGGLIMILSLTISTLLWGNLTNLNVILLLISAILFAGLGFTDDYMKSVKKIKGGMRARTKFVVTILFAVTITTLYFYYTGKSNTNPQKGIIFTITDLFLPFVKGPVWNLGFLAVPFAILVLIGSSHAVNLTDGLDGLASGTVVISTATFALISYVSGTPSAANYLHIPYLPGSHEYSVFLAGLSGALLGFLWFNCHPAQVFMGDTGSLFLGSTLGLVAIMLKKEILLVILGGIFVAEAVSVILQVGSFKLTGKRIFKMAPLHHHFELSGWSEEKVVIRFWIIGIILAIITLSTLKIQ, from the coding sequence ATGTTCCAATGGATTTATGAAACATTTGGTAATGATTATGGTTTTTTAAGAGTTTTTAGTTATGTAACTCTCCGTGCAATGATGGCAGGGCTTACTTCTATGTTTATCACATTTATTTTTGGGAAATCACTCATTTCCTTTTTATTATCCTTAAAATTTCGTGAGTCTGTGAGAAATGATGGGCCACAATCCCATGCAACCAAATCAGGAACACCTACAATGGGGGGATTGATTATGATTTTATCATTAACCATCTCTACTTTGTTATGGGGCAATTTAACCAATCTAAATGTTATTTTACTTTTAATCTCTGCCATCCTATTTGCTGGACTTGGATTTACTGATGATTATATGAAGTCTGTAAAAAAAATCAAAGGTGGGATGAGAGCAAGGACCAAATTTGTTGTCACAATACTATTTGCTGTGACAATCACTACCTTATATTTTTATTATACTGGCAAATCCAATACAAATCCGCAAAAAGGAATCATTTTTACAATTACTGATTTGTTTTTACCTTTTGTGAAAGGTCCAGTTTGGAATTTAGGATTTTTGGCTGTTCCATTCGCAATACTCGTGTTAATCGGGAGTTCTCATGCAGTAAATTTGACAGATGGATTAGATGGATTGGCATCTGGCACGGTTGTGATTTCAACAGCAACATTTGCACTTATCTCATATGTATCAGGCACTCCCTCAGCTGCCAATTATTTGCACATTCCTTATTTACCAGGTTCTCACGAATACTCTGTTTTCCTTGCTGGACTCTCAGGTGCTTTACTTGGATTTTTATGGTTCAATTGCCATCCTGCACAAGTGTTTATGGGAGATACAGGATCTCTGTTTTTAGGTTCGACTCTTGGGCTTGTGGCTATCATGTTAAAAAAAGAAATTTTACTCGTGATCCTTGGTGGCATTTTTGTGGCAGAAGCTGTTAGTGTCATTTTACAAGTAGGATCATTTAAATTAACTGGAAAAAGAATTTTTAAAATGGCTCCTCTCCACCATCATTTTGAGCTTTCCGGTTGGTCAGAAGAGAAAGTGGTCATTCGATTTTGGATCATTGGGATCATCCTTGCCATTATCACTCTCTCTACATTGAAAATCCAATAA
- a CDS encoding FtsW/RodA/SpoVE family cell cycle protein: MEIFRSIRNLLRFGSSRFDGPLLFFMFLLFGMGIIVMFSASVIPAEREFSDSYYYLRKQLLWGAVGVVLFLIFCQIPYQFLVKWSFVFSLLSLLLLVAVFIPGLGKSVGTSYGRSFNRWIQIAGFQIQPSEFSKISILLFASYFFYNFDFKKIKWDQKKIVSLVVIFLTLLLIVIEPAFGTTVELLLVLFFFVLLAGFPMKRLFILGASVIPLLVVLVTQVGYRKKRLEIWLDPYKFRFDEGHQLVTSFRAFFDGGTSGKAIGTGYAHRYLAYSHTDFVLSSYVEDFGFVGFCFFLLVVLFLMVRIFLLLQRTKDKLGYFLGAGILILFGFQTILNLFVITGIVPVTGISLPFLSYGGSSLLTIFILFGILANITCKENLVV, from the coding sequence ATGGAAATATTTCGTTCCATACGAAATTTATTGCGATTTGGTTCGTCTCGTTTTGACGGACCATTACTCTTTTTCATGTTTTTACTTTTTGGAATGGGAATCATCGTGATGTTCAGTGCTTCTGTGATTCCAGCCGAAAGAGAGTTTTCCGATTCCTATTATTATTTAAGAAAACAATTGTTATGGGGTGCAGTAGGAGTCGTTTTATTTCTTATTTTCTGCCAAATACCATACCAATTTTTGGTTAAATGGTCATTTGTTTTTTCTCTCCTTAGTTTATTATTACTTGTTGCTGTTTTCATTCCTGGTTTGGGTAAGTCTGTTGGAACAAGTTACGGGCGTAGTTTTAACCGTTGGATCCAAATTGCGGGATTTCAAATCCAACCTTCAGAATTTTCGAAGATCAGTATTTTGCTTTTTGCTTCTTACTTCTTTTATAATTTTGATTTTAAAAAAATCAAATGGGATCAAAAGAAGATCGTTTCCTTGGTTGTTATCTTTTTAACATTACTGCTCATTGTGATTGAACCTGCATTTGGAACGACAGTTGAGTTACTACTAGTTCTTTTTTTCTTTGTATTGTTAGCTGGTTTCCCAATGAAACGATTGTTTATTTTAGGTGCATCAGTGATTCCACTTTTAGTTGTACTTGTGACACAAGTAGGTTACCGTAAAAAAAGACTCGAGATATGGCTCGATCCTTATAAGTTTCGGTTTGATGAAGGGCACCAATTGGTTACAAGTTTTCGTGCTTTTTTTGATGGTGGAACAAGTGGAAAAGCGATAGGAACAGGTTATGCCCACAGGTATTTAGCTTATAGCCATACAGACTTTGTATTGTCTTCCTATGTAGAAGATTTTGGTTTTGTTGGATTTTGTTTTTTTCTTTTGGTTGTTTTGTTTTTGATGGTTCGAATTTTTCTACTCTTACAAAGAACGAAAGATAAATTGGGTTACTTCTTAGGTGCGGGGATACTAATTTTATTTGGATTCCAAACCATTTTAAACTTATTTGTGATCACAGGAATTGTGCCCGTGACAGGAATTTCTCTTCCTTTTTTAAGTTATGGTGGTTCTTCCTTACTTACAATTTTTATCCTTTTCGGAATTCTTGCCAACATTACGTGTAAAGAGAATTTGGTCGTATGA
- a CDS encoding UDP-N-acetylglucosamine--N-acetylmuramyl-(pentapeptide) pyrophosphoryl-undecaprenol N-acetylglucosamine transferase: MSGSIMIAAGGTGGHISPGVALAEILSEKVNVFGFESVYIHSLVRNQNNPDLLNPPCEVIWHNIPQLGGIKTILYPILFILPFIKTIIVFRKLNVNAVIGMGGYSSLPAILYAILFRKPLYLCEQNCVPGKITRVFAKFAKKIAFSFPIVEEFKIPGKIIGNPIRKRVVPEHLNIRQNENLHEGKKNTINVLVLGGSQGARQLNQMILKAMENSEIASKYKFRLLTGTNLYDETKKKANDDAEIISYANDMKPNYEWANLVVARSGAGVVAECLVFGLPMILIPYPFAADNHQKANANYLEKEGAAVTIHSTSEDPTQLVKFLLSWKDHSEVLREMGHVSLALSNVNAAYQTVSYFFSETK; this comes from the coding sequence ATGAGTGGATCGATAATGATTGCAGCGGGTGGAACAGGTGGGCATATCTCACCGGGTGTAGCACTCGCAGAAATTTTAAGTGAAAAAGTAAATGTGTTTGGTTTTGAGTCTGTATACATCCATTCACTTGTGCGGAACCAAAACAATCCAGACCTTTTAAATCCTCCTTGTGAAGTGATTTGGCATAATATCCCCCAATTGGGAGGAATCAAAACGATTCTTTATCCTATTTTATTCATTTTACCATTTATCAAAACAATTATTGTATTTCGAAAGTTAAACGTAAATGCGGTCATTGGAATGGGTGGGTATTCCAGTTTGCCTGCAATTCTATATGCCATCCTTTTTAGAAAACCTTTGTACCTTTGTGAACAAAATTGTGTTCCTGGGAAAATCACTCGTGTATTTGCGAAATTTGCCAAAAAAATTGCCTTTAGTTTTCCTATTGTAGAAGAATTTAAGATACCAGGGAAAATCATTGGAAATCCCATTCGTAAACGTGTAGTTCCAGAACATCTAAATATCCGCCAAAATGAAAATCTACATGAGGGTAAAAAAAACACTATCAACGTTCTTGTATTAGGTGGATCACAAGGTGCAAGACAACTAAACCAAATGATTCTTAAGGCAATGGAAAATTCGGAAATTGCATCTAAGTATAAGTTTCGATTATTAACAGGTACAAACCTTTATGATGAAACAAAGAAAAAAGCGAATGATGATGCAGAAATTATATCATATGCCAATGACATGAAACCAAATTATGAGTGGGCAAATTTAGTAGTTGCAAGGTCTGGAGCAGGTGTTGTTGCAGAGTGTTTGGTTTTTGGTTTGCCCATGATCTTAATCCCGTATCCATTTGCAGCTGATAACCACCAAAAGGCAAACGCCAATTATCTGGAGAAAGAAGGTGCAGCAGTCACGATTCATTCAACCAGTGAGGATCCAACACAACTTGTAAAATTTCTATTATCATGGAAGGATCATTCTGAAGTGTTACGAGAAATGGGTCACGTTAGTTTAGCACTATCCAATGTAAATGCAGCTTACCAAACGGTTTCATATTTTTTTTCGGAAACTAAATAG
- the murC gene encoding UDP-N-acetylmuramate--L-alanine ligase, whose protein sequence is MIKGPVLFLGIGGSGMSSLAHMALDLEIPVIGYDQKNSDITDYLKERGVVLYHSIEEIPLNGIQMVVYSSAINDKHKEVFNRIKEQNIPLKHRSEFMHLLVSKQKSISVAGSHGKTSTTTMVSQILTEMGLNPTIMIGGDTSLLQKRGGKIGSGVYAVYESDESDGTFLKHKANFRLLTNIDNDHLDYYHTRENLEQAFLTYMGFDVPGEAVLFANDPGITSVLKSNYKTIVFDKEFHLNILVSKEQTYEEWFQYLDSNYQNQMTVIEYEITSDCLYFVFENVKYSLTLPYPGIHYLTNGLVAMTCALRLGIIPTKSIEILSRYIGVKRRQEILGTWKGVTVIDDYGHHPTEIRMVIQSLKEKNKANGKLHVVFQPHRYTRTKLLLNELADSLLGADYLYLLPIYSAGETPIDGISSMSFLPLVDKTNTVFLSGLVKEDLNEIQSKLRKGDILLCLGAGNVRDWGTYLLNHQN, encoded by the coding sequence ATGATAAAGGGTCCAGTATTATTTTTAGGAATTGGTGGTAGTGGAATGTCGAGTTTAGCTCATATGGCACTCGATTTAGAAATCCCGGTCATCGGATACGATCAAAAAAATTCTGATATTACTGATTATTTGAAAGAACGTGGAGTGGTTTTATACCATTCTATTGAAGAAATTCCTTTAAATGGAATTCAAATGGTTGTCTACAGTTCCGCTATCAATGACAAACATAAAGAAGTTTTCAATCGTATCAAAGAACAAAACATTCCTTTGAAACATCGATCTGAGTTCATGCACTTACTTGTTTCCAAACAAAAATCCATTTCGGTTGCTGGTAGCCATGGCAAAACTTCTACTACAACCATGGTATCTCAAATTTTAACGGAAATGGGGCTCAATCCAACCATCATGATTGGTGGTGATACCAGTTTGTTACAAAAAAGAGGTGGGAAAATTGGATCAGGTGTTTACGCAGTCTATGAATCAGATGAATCAGATGGTACTTTTTTAAAACACAAAGCCAATTTCCGTCTGCTTACAAACATTGATAATGATCACTTGGACTACTATCATACCCGAGAAAATCTGGAACAAGCATTCCTAACATACATGGGATTTGATGTTCCTGGAGAAGCTGTATTATTTGCAAATGATCCAGGCATTACGTCTGTCTTAAAATCAAACTACAAAACGATAGTTTTTGATAAAGAATTTCACCTCAATATCCTAGTATCAAAAGAACAAACTTACGAAGAATGGTTTCAATATTTAGATTCAAATTACCAAAATCAAATGACTGTCATTGAATATGAAATCACTTCTGATTGTTTGTATTTTGTATTTGAAAATGTCAAATATTCACTTACCTTACCTTACCCTGGTATCCATTATTTAACCAATGGACTCGTTGCCATGACTTGTGCTTTAAGATTAGGAATCATTCCGACAAAATCGATTGAAATCCTCTCTCGATACATTGGAGTCAAACGAAGACAAGAAATTCTTGGAACTTGGAAAGGTGTAACTGTTATCGATGATTATGGTCATCATCCTACAGAGATTCGTATGGTAATCCAATCCTTAAAAGAGAAAAATAAGGCAAATGGGAAACTCCATGTTGTTTTCCAACCACATCGATATACCAGAACCAAATTATTGTTAAATGAACTTGCGGATTCACTATTGGGTGCAGATTATTTATACCTATTACCCATTTATTCAGCTGGAGAAACTCCGATTGATGGGATCTCATCGATGAGTTTTTTACCGTTGGTAGACAAAACCAATACTGTTTTTTTGAGTGGACTTGTGAAGGAAGATTTAAATGAAATCCAATCTAAATTACGGAAAGGTGATATACTGCTTTGTTTGGGAGCCGGAAATGTTAGAGATTGGGGAACTTACTTATTAAATCATCAAAATTAA
- a CDS encoding 5-(carboxyamino)imidazole ribonucleotide synthase, protein MKLGVLGSGQLGQMMCLEAIPLGHEFYCYSPDQNSPSQKVGAKETVASYESTADLKKFLRNIDVLSFEFENIPKPTLEFLKQQTDTPVYPQAQALIIAQDRFLEKSHFRKLGFRTAEFFHLTKETSKFEVSIPFPWIIKTLRFGYDGKGQVKIQNLTDYKVFLEKAFQNEGSEYLIEEVIPFQKEISIILTRFQNGDIVCYGAVENEHKHHILDLSIFPARIPIGLNLESIELASKLALSLQYVGTMGVEFFVKDNLLYLNEFAPRPHNTGHYTQDCQSFSQFYLHVQAISGNVPPTDVRPKPTLMKNILGNQYHESLKITEELLKDDRYRLHLYGKEEAKPGRKMGHMNFKGTLEEVNPLFHEL, encoded by the coding sequence ATGAAACTTGGTGTATTGGGTTCGGGCCAATTAGGGCAAATGATGTGTTTGGAAGCAATTCCGCTTGGTCACGAATTTTATTGTTATTCACCAGATCAAAATTCACCTTCACAGAAAGTTGGAGCAAAAGAGACAGTTGCATCCTACGAATCTACTGCTGATTTAAAAAAATTTCTGAGGAATATTGATGTATTAAGTTTTGAATTTGAAAATATTCCCAAACCAACTTTAGAGTTTCTAAAACAACAAACGGATACTCCTGTTTATCCGCAAGCACAAGCACTCATCATTGCACAGGATCGTTTTCTTGAAAAATCACATTTCCGCAAACTTGGTTTTCGAACTGCTGAATTTTTTCATTTAACCAAAGAGACTTCAAAATTTGAGGTATCAATTCCATTTCCATGGATCATTAAAACTTTGCGTTTTGGTTATGATGGCAAAGGACAAGTGAAAATTCAGAACCTAACTGATTACAAAGTTTTTTTAGAGAAAGCTTTCCAAAACGAAGGTTCTGAATACTTGATTGAAGAAGTGATTCCATTTCAGAAAGAAATTAGTATCATTTTAACTCGTTTCCAAAATGGAGACATTGTTTGTTATGGTGCAGTTGAAAATGAACACAAACATCATATCTTAGATTTATCAATTTTTCCTGCTAGGATCCCAATTGGACTTAATTTAGAATCGATTGAACTTGCTTCTAAGCTTGCTCTATCCTTACAGTATGTAGGAACGATGGGTGTAGAATTTTTTGTAAAAGACAATTTATTGTACTTAAATGAATTTGCCCCAAGACCACATAACACTGGTCATTATACACAAGATTGTCAAAGTTTTTCTCAGTTTTACCTTCATGTGCAAGCAATTTCCGGAAATGTTCCACCAACAGATGTTAGACCGAAGCCAACTTTAATGAAAAATATATTGGGTAATCAGTATCATGAAAGTTTGAAAATCACTGAGGAACTCTTAAAAGACGATCGGTACCGTTTGCATCTGTATGGTAAAGAAGAAGCAAAACCAGGCAGAAAAATGGGTCATATGAATTTTAAGGGAACCCTGGAAGAAGTAAATCCCCTATTCCATGAGTTATAA
- the purE gene encoding 5-(carboxyamino)imidazole ribonucleotide mutase, producing the protein MTNLVPKVAVIMGSYSDWDTMKETCEILTEFGIPFEKEIVSAHRSPERMFDFAKNAKENGFGVIIAGAGGAAHLPGMTASLTTLPVLGVPILSKALNGMDSLLSIVQMPKGVPVGTLAIGTSGAANAGLLAVRILSLLDPKLSKKLEEYANTNRVSALSKNDQLV; encoded by the coding sequence ATGACAAACCTAGTACCAAAAGTTGCAGTGATTATGGGATCTTATTCTGATTGGGATACCATGAAGGAAACCTGTGAAATCCTGACTGAATTTGGTATTCCATTTGAGAAGGAAATTGTTTCCGCTCACCGTTCGCCTGAACGAATGTTTGATTTTGCAAAAAATGCAAAGGAAAATGGATTTGGTGTTATCATTGCAGGTGCTGGTGGTGCTGCTCATCTTCCTGGAATGACAGCTTCCCTAACCACATTGCCCGTATTAGGTGTGCCAATACTATCAAAAGCTTTAAATGGAATGGATAGTTTACTTTCAATCGTACAAATGCCTAAAGGAGTGCCAGTAGGAACACTTGCCATTGGAACCAGCGGTGCAGCGAATGCAGGTTTACTTGCGGTTCGTATCCTTTCTCTACTGGATCCAAAACTTTCTAAAAAACTGGAAGAATATGCGAATACAAATCGGGTCTCTGCTCTTTCGAAAAATGACCAATTGGTTTAG